In Brettanomyces bruxellensis chromosome 8, complete sequence, a genomic segment contains:
- a CDS encoding uncharacterized protein (BUSCO:EOG09260ZG2), translating to MTAPMQSVNKRKHTVGNGKITKKQHRPAISLQQTPEEEKKAKAYFQPKIFQQKYETSLKHQIDTSGPYHWGSISDLFNDELLRNVRKEILENIHFTKKETDIYKVFQSGDLANLSALSEDLKKKLPSLCKVRSGLYSKAFRNVISRVTGCGDLSGSKMDISIHLYNRTCHLLTHDDVIGSRRISYILYMPDPDKEWKPSYGGALRLFDSIVPNVPESDPVAKLTPQFNQIAFFHVQPGVSFHDVEEVTATKQRLSLQGWFHIPQPKDEGYIPGEQERTEAKSTLELLETRELREYDFPKFELSRIPEPVVDQFRLDLKKQDIEYLAKFMNPVLLTQESLNKLQKTFSDSSVVDIVSFLNDSYAGAFRKELKHFELNEYPHMPSKQSEIEFPWKLAIPSHKRRYMYMDGTSQQDITTSASIAKLNETYPHEEPNFELTADMFRMKEQSENRKEIESKADKDATTCNSVSAKLCDLSALFKSIAFGKWLYRVTQLKALRQQILVRRFRPGHDFILATKPDKIESEESFLDGVLEATLNLTPTTGWEAGEWGAYELCMIDETDDKEAKDEGRLNEDEAAIYRSSETDESVVYESQACWNKLCLMFRDSSVMKFVKYISNDAPGSRYDITASWLCKDEDDE from the coding sequence ATGACGGCGCCAATGCAGAGCGTTAACAAGAGAAAGCACACAGTGGGTAACGGTAAGATTACTAAAAAACAGCATAGACCTGCAATTTCCTTGCAGCAGACAccagaagaggaaaaaaaggcaaagGCATACTTTCAACCTAAGATTTTTCAGCAAAAATATGAGACTTCCTTAAAGCATCAGATTGACACATCTGGTCCTTATCATTGGGGTTCCATCAGCGATCTTTTCAACGACGAGCTTCTTAGAAATGTTAGAAAGGAGATATTGGAGAACATTCACTTTACAAAGAAGGAGACTGATATTTATAAGGTTTTTCAAAGTGGAGATTTGGCAAACTTATCCGCTTTGTCAGaggatttgaaaaagaaacttcCTAGCTTGTGCAAGGTGAGATCTGGTCTCTACTCAAAAGCATTTAGGAATGTGATCTCTCGGGTTACAGGATGCGGTGACCTTAGTGGCTCGAAGATGGATATTAGTATCCATCTGTATAACAGAACATGCCATTTGTTAACACATGATGACGTTATTGGCTCTCGGAGAATCAGttatattttgtatatGCCAGACCCAGACAAAGAATGGAAACCATCTTATGGAGGTGCTCTCAGATTGTTTGATTCAATTGTTCCTAACGTTCCAGAGTCCGATCCGGTTGCAAAATTGACACCACAGTTCAATCAGATTGCATTTTTCCATGTTCAACCAGGTGTTTCGTTCCATGATGTCGAAGAAGTCACTGCAACCAAACAAAGACTTTCACTTCAGGGATGGTTCCACATCCCACAACCTAAAGATGAGGGCTACATACCTGGGGAGCAAGAAAGAACAGAGGCAAAATCAACGCTCGAGTTACTTGAGACTAGAGAGCTTAGAGAGTACGACTTCCCGAAATTCGAGCTTTCACGGATTCCGGAACCCGTTGTTGATCAATTCCGTTTGGActtgaaaaagcaggatATTGAGTATTTGGCTAAATTTATGAATCCTGTTCTTTTGACCCAAGAATCCCTTAATAAATTGCAAAAAACCTTTTCTGACAGCTCAGTCGTGGACattgtttcttttcttaatGACAGTTATGCTGGAGCATTCagaaaagaattgaaaCACTTCGAATTAAACGAATATCCACATATGCCGTCCAAGCAAAGTGAAATTGAATTTCCATGGAAACTGGCCATTCCATCTCATAAGCGTCGTTATATGTATATGGATGGCACTTCGCAACAAGATATTACAACATCTGCCTCTATTGCTAAATTGAACGAGACATACCCTCATGAGGAACCCAACTTTGAACTTACTGCGGATATGTTTAGAATGAAAGAGCAAAGcgaaaacagaaaagaaatcgaGTCTAAGGCCGATAAAGATGCTACTACATGCAATTCTGTGTCCGCCAAATTGTGTGACTTGTCAGCTCTTTTCAAGAGTATAGCATTTGGAAAATGGCTTTACCGTGTGACTCAACTCAAGGCTCTTAGACAGCAGATTTTAGTCAGACGTTTTAGACCTGGTCATGACTTCATCTTGGCTACCAAACCAGATAAGATTGAATCTGAGGAATCTTTTCTAGACGGCGTTTTAGAGGCCACGTTGAATTTGACTCCAACTACTGGCTGGGAAGCTGGTGAGTGGGGAGCATATGAACTTTGCATGATCGACGAAACGGATGACAAGGAGGCCAAAGATGAAGGAAGATTAAACGAAGATGAGGCTGCTATTTATAGATCTTCTGAAACCGATGAATCTGTCGTTTATGAATCTCAGGCATGCTGGAACAAATTGTGTTTGATGTTCCGTGACTCAAGTGTTATGAAATTTGTGAAGTACATTTCGAACGATGCTCCGGGCTCCAGATATGACATCACTGCTTCTTGGTTGTGtaaggatgaagatgacgaatga